In Vigna radiata var. radiata cultivar VC1973A chromosome 3, Vradiata_ver6, whole genome shotgun sequence, the following proteins share a genomic window:
- the LOC106757791 gene encoding putative lysine-specific demethylase JMJ16 isoform X2 produces MEEAGYDCPKFQENENLAVPPGFVSLTSFILRKGGNVKKNDKSTAFPVASEQEPNCMKTELETNDIDAYRQGLIRRPWINMDLSDNHKPKESHTKHLPMNLPINPSRPKGTMRGCPSCINCVKVTARWHPKDAIREDLEEAPIFHPTEEEFKDTLTYIASLRSKAETYGICRIVPPTCWKPPCFLQREHVWEKSEFVAQIQRIDGHQVRRIDGHQEIMASACENTKNKRKRDVEVALGSQLCKRNTSTPNNHNVEECDCESEPGPKFSLKTFKEYADVFKNQYFNYNDKKKFIGSNIKLAIPEQSEPSVENIEGEYGRIVQNPSEEIEVLCCNKLEAGVFSSGFPIVSDPVAANAYPEYLKSGWNLNNILSGSLLSFESPDVSCNLDPNVSVGMCFSAVNWEMQLSCSILKAEGIPVYRCVQYPREFVLVFPRVYHSGFYCGFNCSESVSFAPLEWLLHGQNAVDLYREQRKKTLFSYDKLLLGAANEAVRAQWETGLCMKSTSSDSLTYKGAYIKNEFLTKAFNTRIQSEILKRKFLTSSLVSQRMDEKFYATCRRECSICLCDLHLSAVGCSCSNDKFACLDHAKHFCSCTWSNKIFFYRYEISELNVLRQALDGKLSAVFKWAKEYLGLTLNSAASKRSKPRSENVGGSTFPAQDLHTKKSISQTAANKSKEKPLQLQEILNASKTKQNEEVSQVSQTSGDTHRSYGTHSKTKTDLLQSSCASGTKGMSSVGTKVDTEMDGSKVTISKKGDPKASKVSSVTNLRYLSFLQEHVLLDVSSDSTSTSSSDSEVA; encoded by the exons ATGGAAGAAGCAGGTTATGATTGCCCCAAATTTCAGGAGAACGAAAATCTTGCAGTCCCCCCTGGTTTTGTATCCCTCACATCTTTCATTTTGAGAAAGGGTGGAAAtgttaagaaaaatgataaatctaCAGCCTTTCCAGTTGCATCTGAACAAGAGCCAAACTGTATGAAGACTGAACTTGAGACGAATGACATTGATGCTTATAGGCAGGGTCTTATACGTCGGCCATGGATAAACATGGACCTGAGCGACAACCACAAGCCTAAGGAATCTCACACAAAGCATCTTCCTATG aacCTACCTATAAATCCTAGTCGTCCAAAGGGGACCATGCGTGGGTGTCCTAGTTGCATTAATTGTGTGAAG GTAACAGCAAGGTGGCATCCTAAGGACGCAATAAGAGAAGATTTGGAAGAAGCTCCTATCTTCCACCCAACAGAAGAG GAATTCAAAGACACACTTACATATATTGCAAGTCTACGTTCCAAAGCAGAAACTTATGGAATTTGCCGAATTGTTCCTCCTACTTGCTGGAAACCACCATGCTTTCTTCAGAGAGAACACGTATGGGAAAAGTCTGAATTTGTTGCTCAGATTCAGCGAATTGATGGACACCAAGTTCGGCGAATTGATGGACACCAAGAAATTATGGCCAGTGCTtgtgaaaatacaaaaaacaagagaaaaagagatgTAGAAGTAGCTTTGGGCTCTCAGCTTTGTAAAAGAAACACTAGCACCCCAAATAACCATAATGTTGAAGAATGTGATTGTGAGTCTGAACCAGGTCCTAAATTCAGTCTCAAAACATTTAAGGAATATGCAGATGTGTTTAAGAACCAGTACTTTAATTACAATGATAAGAAGAAATTCATAGGTTCCAATATAAAATTAGCTATACCTGAGCAGTCGGAACCATCTGTGGAGAATATTGAGGGTGAGTATGGTCGAATTGTTCAAAATCCATCTGAAGAAATTGAG GTGCTTTGTTGTAATAAATTGGAGGCTGGAGTTTTTAGCAGTGGATTTCCTATAGTTTCTGATCCTGTGGCAGCAAACGCTTACCCTGAATATTTGAAATCTGGATGGAACTTGAATAATATTCTTTCAGGTTCCCTTCTTTCATTTGAAAGCCCTGACGTTTCATGTAACCTAGACCCCAATGTTAGTGTGGGAATGTGCTTCTCTGCTGTCAACTGG GAGATGCAATTATCATGCTCCATATTGAAGGCAGAGGGTATACCTGTCTATCGTTGTGTTCAGTATCCTCGTGAATTTGTTCTCGTCTTCCCTAGGGTATATCATTCAGGATTTTATTGTGGTTTCAACTGTTCTGAATCAGTAAGTTTTGCTCCTCTTGAGTGGCTGCTTCATGGCCAGAACGCTGTAGACCTTTATCGTGAACAGAGGAAGAAgacattattttcatatgacaAGCTTTTATTAGGAGCTGCAAATGAAGCTGTCAGGGCACAGTGGGAAACTGGTCTATGCATGAAGAGCACATCCTCCGACAGCTTAACATATAAAGGTGCCTATATAAAAAATGAGTTCTTAACAAAAGCTTTCAAT ACTCGCATTCAGAGTGAAATTTTGAAGAGGAAATTTCTTACCAGTTCATTAGTATCACAAAGAATGGATGAAAAATTTTATGCCACCTGTAGGAGGGAATGTAGTATTTGCCTGTGTGATTTACACTTGTCTGCTGTTGGGTGTTCATGTTCAAATGACAAGTTTGCATGTCTTGATCATGCAAAACATTTTTGTTCTTGCACTTGGAGCAACAAAATTTTCTTCTACCGTTATGAAATCAGTGAGTTAAATGTTCTTCGTCAAGCTTTGGACGGGAAATTAAGTGCAGTATTTAAATGGGCCAAAGAGTATCTTGGATTAACTCTGAACTCTGCTGCCTCCAAGAGATCAAAACCACGCTCAGAAAACGTTGGTGGTTCAACCTTCCCTGCCCAAGACTTGCATACGAAAAAATCTATATCCCAGACAgcagcaaataaatcaaaagAGAAACCACTTCAATTGCAGGAAATATTGAATGCAtcaaagacaaaacaaaatgaagagGTTTCCCAGGTCTCACAGACTTCTGGTGACACTCACAGATCATATGGCACTCATTCAAAAACGAAGACAGATTTGCTTCAGTCAAGCTGTGCAAGTGGTACGAAAGGAATGAGTTCTGTTGGCACCAAAGTAGATACGGAGATGGATGGGAGTAAGGTAACAATTTCAAAGAAAGGAGATCCAAAAGCATCGAAAGTCTCTTCAGTTACAAACTTACGTTACTTGTCTTTTCTACAAGAACATGTGTTACTTGATGTTTCATCTGATAGTACGAGTACCTCTTCATCGGACTCTGAAGTTGCATAA
- the LOC106757791 gene encoding putative lysine-specific demethylase JMJ16 isoform X1 has product MEEAGYDCPKFQENENLAVPPGFVSLTSFILRKGGNVKKNDKSTAFPVASEQEPNCMKTELETNDIDAYRQGLIRRPWINMDLSDNHKPKESHTKHLPMNLPINPSRPKGTMRGCPSCINCVKVTARWHPKDAIREDLEEAPIFHPTEEEFKDTLTYIASLRSKAETYGICRIVPPTCWKPPCFLQREHVWEKSEFVAQIQRIDGHQVRRIDGHQEIMASACENTKNKRKRDVEVALGSQLCKRNTSTPNNHNVEECDCESEPGPKFSLKTFKEYADVFKNQYFNYNDKKKFIGSNIKLAIPEQSEPSVENIEGEYGRIVQNPSEEIEVLCCNKLEAGVFSSGFPIVSDPVAANAYPEYLKSGWNLNNILSGSLLSFESPDVSCNLDPNVSVGMCFSAVNWKVEEHHLYSLSYIHLGEPKVWYSVPGRFAVNFETIWKKYLPDLHAGKHHMHDTMEMQLSCSILKAEGIPVYRCVQYPREFVLVFPRVYHSGFYCGFNCSESVSFAPLEWLLHGQNAVDLYREQRKKTLFSYDKLLLGAANEAVRAQWETGLCMKSTSSDSLTYKGAYIKNEFLTKAFNTRIQSEILKRKFLTSSLVSQRMDEKFYATCRRECSICLCDLHLSAVGCSCSNDKFACLDHAKHFCSCTWSNKIFFYRYEISELNVLRQALDGKLSAVFKWAKEYLGLTLNSAASKRSKPRSENVGGSTFPAQDLHTKKSISQTAANKSKEKPLQLQEILNASKTKQNEEVSQVSQTSGDTHRSYGTHSKTKTDLLQSSCASGTKGMSSVGTKVDTEMDGSKVTISKKGDPKASKVSSVTNLRYLSFLQEHVLLDVSSDSTSTSSSDSEVA; this is encoded by the exons ATGGAAGAAGCAGGTTATGATTGCCCCAAATTTCAGGAGAACGAAAATCTTGCAGTCCCCCCTGGTTTTGTATCCCTCACATCTTTCATTTTGAGAAAGGGTGGAAAtgttaagaaaaatgataaatctaCAGCCTTTCCAGTTGCATCTGAACAAGAGCCAAACTGTATGAAGACTGAACTTGAGACGAATGACATTGATGCTTATAGGCAGGGTCTTATACGTCGGCCATGGATAAACATGGACCTGAGCGACAACCACAAGCCTAAGGAATCTCACACAAAGCATCTTCCTATG aacCTACCTATAAATCCTAGTCGTCCAAAGGGGACCATGCGTGGGTGTCCTAGTTGCATTAATTGTGTGAAG GTAACAGCAAGGTGGCATCCTAAGGACGCAATAAGAGAAGATTTGGAAGAAGCTCCTATCTTCCACCCAACAGAAGAG GAATTCAAAGACACACTTACATATATTGCAAGTCTACGTTCCAAAGCAGAAACTTATGGAATTTGCCGAATTGTTCCTCCTACTTGCTGGAAACCACCATGCTTTCTTCAGAGAGAACACGTATGGGAAAAGTCTGAATTTGTTGCTCAGATTCAGCGAATTGATGGACACCAAGTTCGGCGAATTGATGGACACCAAGAAATTATGGCCAGTGCTtgtgaaaatacaaaaaacaagagaaaaagagatgTAGAAGTAGCTTTGGGCTCTCAGCTTTGTAAAAGAAACACTAGCACCCCAAATAACCATAATGTTGAAGAATGTGATTGTGAGTCTGAACCAGGTCCTAAATTCAGTCTCAAAACATTTAAGGAATATGCAGATGTGTTTAAGAACCAGTACTTTAATTACAATGATAAGAAGAAATTCATAGGTTCCAATATAAAATTAGCTATACCTGAGCAGTCGGAACCATCTGTGGAGAATATTGAGGGTGAGTATGGTCGAATTGTTCAAAATCCATCTGAAGAAATTGAG GTGCTTTGTTGTAATAAATTGGAGGCTGGAGTTTTTAGCAGTGGATTTCCTATAGTTTCTGATCCTGTGGCAGCAAACGCTTACCCTGAATATTTGAAATCTGGATGGAACTTGAATAATATTCTTTCAGGTTCCCTTCTTTCATTTGAAAGCCCTGACGTTTCATGTAACCTAGACCCCAATGTTAGTGTGGGAATGTGCTTCTCTGCTGTCAACTGG AAAGTTGAAGAGCACCACTTATACTCATTATCATACATACATCTGGGTGAACCAAAAGTGTGGTATAGTGTCCCAGGAAGATTTGCTGTTAACTTTGAAACAATTTGGAAAAAGTATCTACCAGATTTGCATGCAGGAAAGCATCATATGCATGATACTATG GAGATGCAATTATCATGCTCCATATTGAAGGCAGAGGGTATACCTGTCTATCGTTGTGTTCAGTATCCTCGTGAATTTGTTCTCGTCTTCCCTAGGGTATATCATTCAGGATTTTATTGTGGTTTCAACTGTTCTGAATCAGTAAGTTTTGCTCCTCTTGAGTGGCTGCTTCATGGCCAGAACGCTGTAGACCTTTATCGTGAACAGAGGAAGAAgacattattttcatatgacaAGCTTTTATTAGGAGCTGCAAATGAAGCTGTCAGGGCACAGTGGGAAACTGGTCTATGCATGAAGAGCACATCCTCCGACAGCTTAACATATAAAGGTGCCTATATAAAAAATGAGTTCTTAACAAAAGCTTTCAAT ACTCGCATTCAGAGTGAAATTTTGAAGAGGAAATTTCTTACCAGTTCATTAGTATCACAAAGAATGGATGAAAAATTTTATGCCACCTGTAGGAGGGAATGTAGTATTTGCCTGTGTGATTTACACTTGTCTGCTGTTGGGTGTTCATGTTCAAATGACAAGTTTGCATGTCTTGATCATGCAAAACATTTTTGTTCTTGCACTTGGAGCAACAAAATTTTCTTCTACCGTTATGAAATCAGTGAGTTAAATGTTCTTCGTCAAGCTTTGGACGGGAAATTAAGTGCAGTATTTAAATGGGCCAAAGAGTATCTTGGATTAACTCTGAACTCTGCTGCCTCCAAGAGATCAAAACCACGCTCAGAAAACGTTGGTGGTTCAACCTTCCCTGCCCAAGACTTGCATACGAAAAAATCTATATCCCAGACAgcagcaaataaatcaaaagAGAAACCACTTCAATTGCAGGAAATATTGAATGCAtcaaagacaaaacaaaatgaagagGTTTCCCAGGTCTCACAGACTTCTGGTGACACTCACAGATCATATGGCACTCATTCAAAAACGAAGACAGATTTGCTTCAGTCAAGCTGTGCAAGTGGTACGAAAGGAATGAGTTCTGTTGGCACCAAAGTAGATACGGAGATGGATGGGAGTAAGGTAACAATTTCAAAGAAAGGAGATCCAAAAGCATCGAAAGTCTCTTCAGTTACAAACTTACGTTACTTGTCTTTTCTACAAGAACATGTGTTACTTGATGTTTCATCTGATAGTACGAGTACCTCTTCATCGGACTCTGAAGTTGCATAA
- the LOC106757791 gene encoding putative lysine-specific demethylase JMJ16 isoform X4, translating to MEEAGYDCPKFQENENLAVPPGFVSLTSFILRKGGNVKKNDKSTAFPVASEQEPNCMKTELETNDIDAYRQGLIRRPWINMDLSDNHKPKESHTKHLPMNLPINPSRPKGTMRGCPSCINCVKVTARWHPKDAIREDLEEAPIFHPTEEEFKDTLTYIASLRSKAETYGICRIVPPTCWKPPCFLQREHVWEKSEFVAQIQRIDGHQVRRIDGHQEIMASACENTKNKRKRDVEVALGSQLCKRNTSTPNNHNVEECDCESEPGPKFSLKTFKEYADVFKNQYFNYNDKKKFIGSNIKLAIPEQSEPSVENIEGEYGRIVQNPSEEIEVLCCNKLEAGVFSSGFPIVSDPVAANAYPEYLKSGWNLNNILSGSLLSFESPDVSCNLDPNVSVGMCFSAVNWKVEEHHLYSLSYIHLGEPKVWYSVPGRFAVNFETIWKKYLPDLHAGKHHMHDTMEMQLSCSILKAEGIPVYRCVQYPREFVLVFPRVYHSGFYCGFNCSESVSFAPLEWLLHGQNAVDLYREQRKKTLFSYDKLLLGAANEAVRAQWETGLCMKSTSSDSLTYKDSHSE from the exons ATGGAAGAAGCAGGTTATGATTGCCCCAAATTTCAGGAGAACGAAAATCTTGCAGTCCCCCCTGGTTTTGTATCCCTCACATCTTTCATTTTGAGAAAGGGTGGAAAtgttaagaaaaatgataaatctaCAGCCTTTCCAGTTGCATCTGAACAAGAGCCAAACTGTATGAAGACTGAACTTGAGACGAATGACATTGATGCTTATAGGCAGGGTCTTATACGTCGGCCATGGATAAACATGGACCTGAGCGACAACCACAAGCCTAAGGAATCTCACACAAAGCATCTTCCTATG aacCTACCTATAAATCCTAGTCGTCCAAAGGGGACCATGCGTGGGTGTCCTAGTTGCATTAATTGTGTGAAG GTAACAGCAAGGTGGCATCCTAAGGACGCAATAAGAGAAGATTTGGAAGAAGCTCCTATCTTCCACCCAACAGAAGAG GAATTCAAAGACACACTTACATATATTGCAAGTCTACGTTCCAAAGCAGAAACTTATGGAATTTGCCGAATTGTTCCTCCTACTTGCTGGAAACCACCATGCTTTCTTCAGAGAGAACACGTATGGGAAAAGTCTGAATTTGTTGCTCAGATTCAGCGAATTGATGGACACCAAGTTCGGCGAATTGATGGACACCAAGAAATTATGGCCAGTGCTtgtgaaaatacaaaaaacaagagaaaaagagatgTAGAAGTAGCTTTGGGCTCTCAGCTTTGTAAAAGAAACACTAGCACCCCAAATAACCATAATGTTGAAGAATGTGATTGTGAGTCTGAACCAGGTCCTAAATTCAGTCTCAAAACATTTAAGGAATATGCAGATGTGTTTAAGAACCAGTACTTTAATTACAATGATAAGAAGAAATTCATAGGTTCCAATATAAAATTAGCTATACCTGAGCAGTCGGAACCATCTGTGGAGAATATTGAGGGTGAGTATGGTCGAATTGTTCAAAATCCATCTGAAGAAATTGAG GTGCTTTGTTGTAATAAATTGGAGGCTGGAGTTTTTAGCAGTGGATTTCCTATAGTTTCTGATCCTGTGGCAGCAAACGCTTACCCTGAATATTTGAAATCTGGATGGAACTTGAATAATATTCTTTCAGGTTCCCTTCTTTCATTTGAAAGCCCTGACGTTTCATGTAACCTAGACCCCAATGTTAGTGTGGGAATGTGCTTCTCTGCTGTCAACTGG AAAGTTGAAGAGCACCACTTATACTCATTATCATACATACATCTGGGTGAACCAAAAGTGTGGTATAGTGTCCCAGGAAGATTTGCTGTTAACTTTGAAACAATTTGGAAAAAGTATCTACCAGATTTGCATGCAGGAAAGCATCATATGCATGATACTATG GAGATGCAATTATCATGCTCCATATTGAAGGCAGAGGGTATACCTGTCTATCGTTGTGTTCAGTATCCTCGTGAATTTGTTCTCGTCTTCCCTAGGGTATATCATTCAGGATTTTATTGTGGTTTCAACTGTTCTGAATCAGTAAGTTTTGCTCCTCTTGAGTGGCTGCTTCATGGCCAGAACGCTGTAGACCTTTATCGTGAACAGAGGAAGAAgacattattttcatatgacaAGCTTTTATTAGGAGCTGCAAATGAAGCTGTCAGGGCACAGTGGGAAACTGGTCTATGCATGAAGAGCACATCCTCCGACAGCTTAACATATAAAG ACTCGCATTCAGAGTGA
- the LOC106757791 gene encoding putative lysine-specific demethylase JMJ16 isoform X3 — translation MRGCPSCINCVKVTARWHPKDAIREDLEEAPIFHPTEEEFKDTLTYIASLRSKAETYGICRIVPPTCWKPPCFLQREHVWEKSEFVAQIQRIDGHQVRRIDGHQEIMASACENTKNKRKRDVEVALGSQLCKRNTSTPNNHNVEECDCESEPGPKFSLKTFKEYADVFKNQYFNYNDKKKFIGSNIKLAIPEQSEPSVENIEGEYGRIVQNPSEEIEVLCCNKLEAGVFSSGFPIVSDPVAANAYPEYLKSGWNLNNILSGSLLSFESPDVSCNLDPNVSVGMCFSAVNWKVEEHHLYSLSYIHLGEPKVWYSVPGRFAVNFETIWKKYLPDLHAGKHHMHDTMEMQLSCSILKAEGIPVYRCVQYPREFVLVFPRVYHSGFYCGFNCSESVSFAPLEWLLHGQNAVDLYREQRKKTLFSYDKLLLGAANEAVRAQWETGLCMKSTSSDSLTYKGAYIKNEFLTKAFNTRIQSEILKRKFLTSSLVSQRMDEKFYATCRRECSICLCDLHLSAVGCSCSNDKFACLDHAKHFCSCTWSNKIFFYRYEISELNVLRQALDGKLSAVFKWAKEYLGLTLNSAASKRSKPRSENVGGSTFPAQDLHTKKSISQTAANKSKEKPLQLQEILNASKTKQNEEVSQVSQTSGDTHRSYGTHSKTKTDLLQSSCASGTKGMSSVGTKVDTEMDGSKVTISKKGDPKASKVSSVTNLRYLSFLQEHVLLDVSSDSTSTSSSDSEVA, via the exons ATGCGTGGGTGTCCTAGTTGCATTAATTGTGTGAAG GTAACAGCAAGGTGGCATCCTAAGGACGCAATAAGAGAAGATTTGGAAGAAGCTCCTATCTTCCACCCAACAGAAGAG GAATTCAAAGACACACTTACATATATTGCAAGTCTACGTTCCAAAGCAGAAACTTATGGAATTTGCCGAATTGTTCCTCCTACTTGCTGGAAACCACCATGCTTTCTTCAGAGAGAACACGTATGGGAAAAGTCTGAATTTGTTGCTCAGATTCAGCGAATTGATGGACACCAAGTTCGGCGAATTGATGGACACCAAGAAATTATGGCCAGTGCTtgtgaaaatacaaaaaacaagagaaaaagagatgTAGAAGTAGCTTTGGGCTCTCAGCTTTGTAAAAGAAACACTAGCACCCCAAATAACCATAATGTTGAAGAATGTGATTGTGAGTCTGAACCAGGTCCTAAATTCAGTCTCAAAACATTTAAGGAATATGCAGATGTGTTTAAGAACCAGTACTTTAATTACAATGATAAGAAGAAATTCATAGGTTCCAATATAAAATTAGCTATACCTGAGCAGTCGGAACCATCTGTGGAGAATATTGAGGGTGAGTATGGTCGAATTGTTCAAAATCCATCTGAAGAAATTGAG GTGCTTTGTTGTAATAAATTGGAGGCTGGAGTTTTTAGCAGTGGATTTCCTATAGTTTCTGATCCTGTGGCAGCAAACGCTTACCCTGAATATTTGAAATCTGGATGGAACTTGAATAATATTCTTTCAGGTTCCCTTCTTTCATTTGAAAGCCCTGACGTTTCATGTAACCTAGACCCCAATGTTAGTGTGGGAATGTGCTTCTCTGCTGTCAACTGG AAAGTTGAAGAGCACCACTTATACTCATTATCATACATACATCTGGGTGAACCAAAAGTGTGGTATAGTGTCCCAGGAAGATTTGCTGTTAACTTTGAAACAATTTGGAAAAAGTATCTACCAGATTTGCATGCAGGAAAGCATCATATGCATGATACTATG GAGATGCAATTATCATGCTCCATATTGAAGGCAGAGGGTATACCTGTCTATCGTTGTGTTCAGTATCCTCGTGAATTTGTTCTCGTCTTCCCTAGGGTATATCATTCAGGATTTTATTGTGGTTTCAACTGTTCTGAATCAGTAAGTTTTGCTCCTCTTGAGTGGCTGCTTCATGGCCAGAACGCTGTAGACCTTTATCGTGAACAGAGGAAGAAgacattattttcatatgacaAGCTTTTATTAGGAGCTGCAAATGAAGCTGTCAGGGCACAGTGGGAAACTGGTCTATGCATGAAGAGCACATCCTCCGACAGCTTAACATATAAAGGTGCCTATATAAAAAATGAGTTCTTAACAAAAGCTTTCAAT ACTCGCATTCAGAGTGAAATTTTGAAGAGGAAATTTCTTACCAGTTCATTAGTATCACAAAGAATGGATGAAAAATTTTATGCCACCTGTAGGAGGGAATGTAGTATTTGCCTGTGTGATTTACACTTGTCTGCTGTTGGGTGTTCATGTTCAAATGACAAGTTTGCATGTCTTGATCATGCAAAACATTTTTGTTCTTGCACTTGGAGCAACAAAATTTTCTTCTACCGTTATGAAATCAGTGAGTTAAATGTTCTTCGTCAAGCTTTGGACGGGAAATTAAGTGCAGTATTTAAATGGGCCAAAGAGTATCTTGGATTAACTCTGAACTCTGCTGCCTCCAAGAGATCAAAACCACGCTCAGAAAACGTTGGTGGTTCAACCTTCCCTGCCCAAGACTTGCATACGAAAAAATCTATATCCCAGACAgcagcaaataaatcaaaagAGAAACCACTTCAATTGCAGGAAATATTGAATGCAtcaaagacaaaacaaaatgaagagGTTTCCCAGGTCTCACAGACTTCTGGTGACACTCACAGATCATATGGCACTCATTCAAAAACGAAGACAGATTTGCTTCAGTCAAGCTGTGCAAGTGGTACGAAAGGAATGAGTTCTGTTGGCACCAAAGTAGATACGGAGATGGATGGGAGTAAGGTAACAATTTCAAAGAAAGGAGATCCAAAAGCATCGAAAGTCTCTTCAGTTACAAACTTACGTTACTTGTCTTTTCTACAAGAACATGTGTTACTTGATGTTTCATCTGATAGTACGAGTACCTCTTCATCGGACTCTGAAGTTGCATAA
- the LOC106757088 gene encoding probable arabinose 5-phosphate isomerase, translated as MGSLPLPAFPAAAAKHSLDESSHIDESALTTLFKSQQSHLNFFFEHIDHSQTLAFTRALLNAAGTVFFTGVGKSGFVAHKISQTLVSLGIRSAFLSPVDALHGDIGILTDRDVLVLLSKSGATEELLRLVPCARAKGALLIALTSVEGNALAAACDMAVHLPLQRELCPFNLAPVTSTAIQMVFGDTVAIALMEARNLTKEEYAANHPAGKIGKSLIFKVKDVMRKQDDLPICRETDLIMDQLVELTSKGCGCLLVIDDRYRLIGTFTDGDLRRTLRASGEAIFKLTVGRMCNRNPRIIGPEAMAVEAMKKMEAPPSPVQFLPVINDENILIGIVTLHGLVSAGL; from the exons ATGGGTTCTCTTCCTTTGCCGGCATTCCCAGCCGCGGCGGCGAAACATAGCCTTGACGAGAGCAGCCACATTGACGAGAGCGCCCTCACGACGCTGTTCAAGTCCCAGCAGAGCCACCTCAACTTCTTCTTCGAACACATAGACCACTCCCAAACCCTAGCCTTCACGCGCGCTCTCCTTAACGCCGCAGGCACCGTCTTCTTCACTGGCGTCGGCAAGTCCGGCTTCGTCGCCCACAAGATCTCGCAGACGCTCGTATCGCTCGGCATCCGCTCCGCCTTTCTGTCGCCGGTCGACGCGCTCCACGGTGACATCGGGATCCTCACCGACCGTGACGTTCTCGTACTCCTCAGCAAGTCAGGCGCCACCGAGGAGCTCCTCCGCCTGGTGCCTTGCGCGAGGGCGAAGGGCGCACTCCTCATCGCGCTCACCTCCGTCGAAGGTAACGCGCTGGCTGCGGCGTGCGACATGGCCGTGCATTTGCCTCTTCAGAGAGAGCTCTGTCCGTTCAACCTTGCGCCGGTCACATCCACCGCCATTCAGATGGTTTTCGGGGACACTGTGGCCATCGCGCTCATGGAGGCAAGGAATCTCACCAAGGAGGAGTACGCTGCGAACCATCCCGCCGGCAAGATCGGGAAGAGTCTCATCTTCAAG GTAAAGGATGTGATGAGGAAACAGGACGACCTTCCGATTTGCAGAGAAACGGATTTGATTATGGATCAGCTTGTGGAACTGACGAGCAAAGGATGCGGATGCCTCCTTGTGATCGATGACCGGTACCGTCTGATCGGAACGTTCACCGACGGTGATCTTCGTCGCACTCTCCGAGCCAGCGGGGAAGCCATTTTCAAACTCACTGTGGGGAGGATGTGCAACAG GAATCCAAGAATTATTGGCCCGGAGGCTATGGCGGTGGAGGCGATGAAGAAAATGGAAGCACCTCCGTCGCCTGTTCAGTTTTTGCCTGTGATAAACGATGAGAATATTTTAATTGGGATTGTGACCTTGCATGGATTGGTTTCTGCTGGGTTGTGA